Part of the Nitrospinota bacterium genome is shown below.
GCGGAAAGATCGTCGTGCTCAACTTCTGGGCCTCTTGGTGCTACCCGTCGTGCTACGAGGAGGCCCCCGTGCTGGAAGCGACGTGGCAGGCGTTTCGCGACAACGCCGTGGTGGTGGTGGGAGTGGACATCCAGGATACCGAGGAAGCGGCCCGGGCCTTTATCGACCAATTCAAGCTCACATTCCCCAATGGGCGAGACATCACGGGAAAGATATCCATCGACTACGGAATCTACGGCGTGCCGGAGACCTTTATCATCGACCGGCAAGGCAAGATCGTCTTTAAGAGGGCGGGAGCAGTTCAATGGGAGACCTTGGCGAAGGCCTTAGAGCCGCTGCTGCGGGGCTAGTCCTGGCCGTAGGGCTTATTGCCCTCGCAATTCCGGCCGGCGCCGCCCAACGGGGCGAAGCCACAATCCCCGCGCCCGCAAGCCCCGAGGATATTACTCTGGACCCAATGGTGGTCGAGGTGGCTAAGGAGCTGCGCTGCCCCATATGCCAGAATCTCTCTGTCGCTGATAGCCCCACGGAGCTGGCCACCCAGATGCGTTCGCTCATCGCCGAGAAGCTCGCGGCCGGAGATAGCCCCGATACCATCAAGGCTTACTTCACGTCCAAGTACGGCGATTGGGTGCTCCTGAGACCAAAGCGGGAGGGATTTACGTGGCTTATATGGCTGCTGCCCGTGGCGGGCCTGCTCGTCGGTGGCGTTGCTGTGGTGCTCTTCACCCGCCACTCCATTAAGCAGCGGGAGGTGTCGGCGAGGGAAACCTCTAAGGAGCCCCCGGAGACTGGGGACTTCGCCCGAAGGCTCGCCAAAGAGATGGAGGAGTTTGACGCATGAGCATCTTGATTCTGGCCGCTCAAGGGCTCCTGGCCGCCGGAGTGCTGGCCGCTATCGCCTACCCCCTCCTCGACCGGCAGGTGGAGGGAGCCCGTGGCACGGGGGAGGACGGCGAGAAGGAGGCAGCGCGTGAAGCTCTCCTCGCGCAAAAGCACCTCACCTACGAGGACCTGAAAGATCTGGATTTCGAACTGGCCTGCGGCAAGCTTTCGGAGGCCGATTATCAGGCGATGAAGCAGGAGATGGAAGCCGAAGCCATTAGACTCCTGAAGGAGCTTGATGCTCTCGAGGGCGAAGGAGGGCAGGCCCCTGATCCCGACCAACACACCTGTCCCTCCTGCGGGCGCGCGACCGAGCCCCATAAATCCTTTTGTCCCGGCTGCGGCGTTAAGCTGCGGTAATCCTCCCTTGCAGCGGCCCATGATTCCACACCGAATCACCAACGCTTTCACCCGCAGGATTATTAACTGCGCCATCGCAATTACGGCGGGTCTCGTTCTCGGCGGGTGCGCCTCGAACATCAAGCGCGACCTCGGCATTCTAAAGACCCACCCCGACTGGCGCCACCGTATGCTCGCGGCCGAGCGGCTGGCCTGGAGGGGCTCGCCAGATGTGGCGCCGGCCCTTATAGATTCAATGAAGTCCGATGAAGAGCTCTTCGTTCGCAATACGGCTGCGCAAGGCCTTGCGCGCCTCAAGGACCCCCGGGCCGTCGAGCCCCTCATCTCAACCATGCTGCAGGATATTGCCGTTCGCGAAGAGGCAACAAAGGCTCTTGCGGCCATTGATGGGCCCACCGTTGAGGCCCGCCTGAAGAGCCTCGCCCGCGATAAGGACCCCATAACCCGAGAGTACTCAATGGAGGGCTTGGCCCTCCTGAACACTGATGGCCACCTGACGGACTTCATCGAGGAGACAATGGCGGACCCAAGCCCGTCGGTGCGCCGCCAGGCCGTTCGCGCCCTTCGTGCCACATCTCATCCCGGGTCCAAGCCAGCCGACCCCCTCGTCAGGTTTCTTCTCTCCTATGACGAGGTAACGCGGGCACATGCGGCCGAGGATATGGGCCTGACTCAAGATGGTCTATACGTTCCACTGTTGGTCGAGGCCGCAGCGGGTGATCGGTCCGAGAGTGTACGCCGGGCAGCCTGCGGGGCCTTAGGGCGGATTGGGTCGGACGAGGCGACCGACGCCCTGATACGACTGCTCGATGATCGCTGGGCGCCCGTCGAGGCGGTGCTCAGAGGCCTCGCTCAAACCGGCCGGGATCGGGCCGTGGAGCCCATCATCGCCCTCTACGACCGTGAGGGCTTCCCCAGAACGGAAGCAGTGAGGGCTTTGAAAGAGCTTGACGGGCCTCGGGTGACAGAGTTCTTTCAGGAGCGGCTCCTCACCGAGCGCGGCGCGGTGCGGCGGGCCATCATTGACGCTATGGCGGAGATGCGCGATCGGGCCGCTGCCCAGGCGCTAATCGCCACCTTCGTCAGTGATCCCGCCAGTCAGGTGCGGGTGGTGCGGGTCCTTGAAAAGATCGGCGGTGAGGAGGTTATTCAGTTCTTGGCCCGCGCGGCGGTGGACCCAGAGGTAAACCCGGCTGCACGGCGGGCGGCGGTCCAGGCCCTCAAGCAAGAGGGAGGCGATGCCACGGCAGAGCTTCTTAGAGAGGCGGCCTTAAGTCAGCGGCCATCCGTGGCTAGGGCGGCCCGAGAGGCTATGAAGGCCCTAAGACTCACACCGCCCCTAAAGCCACCCGACTTAGAGGAGTTGCGCCCGCTCCAGTTCAGGCCACCGCCGCCGCGATGAGAATCAAGAGTCCCACCAGCCAGCAGTATGGCGCGAAGGCAGACAGCCGCCCGGCCGCCACGGTGCGAAGGACAATCCTAAGCGCCACGTAGCCCATTGCGAACGCCAAGATCATTGCGATGAGAATGGGCCCCAGACCAGTAGGACTCAGTCCGCCCTTGAATGCTCCCAACATCACCGCCCCGCCTATCGCGGGAATGCCGAGCAGGAGGCTGTAGCGGGCAGCAAGCTCCCTCTCCAGCCCGAGGAATAGGGCAACGGCAATCGTCACTCCCGTCCTGCTGATGCCAGGGACCAGAGCGCATCCCTGGACGGCGCCGATGAGGAGTGCATCCGACCAGCCCATGGCTTCCATCTTGCGGCGTCCCGGTTGTAGCCGCCTGGTGGCCCAAAGCAGCAACCCGGTTACCATGAGCATCGCCCCCACCCTTGCTGGCTCGGCAAAAAGCCGCTCCAGAGGATGGAGGAATAGGAGCCCAATGACCACAGTGGGGACCATCCCAACGAACAGGAGGAAAACGAAGCGGCGTCCCTCAACACGCTTGGCCGGATTGAGGTTGGAAGTCCTCCCGAGAGGAGCCGGCCTAATGGAACGCCAGAGCCACGCCAAATCGGCCTTGAAGACCACCGCCAGGGAGCCAAGAGTAGCGAGGTGGACCATGACGTCAAAGAAAAGCACCGGCTCACGGAATCCGAGCAGGGCCTGGGCCACTACGAGATGGCCCGAGGAAGAGACAGGCAAGAATTCCGTCAGCCCTTGGACTATCCCCAGGGTGAGCGCTTCCCAGGTTCCCATTGGTTCCTATTCTTCGAAGAATCAGAGATAGCGGCCGAGGCCCCTGGCCTGAAGGTCCTCTACCAACCGCCCGACATCTTGGTCCCTCTCTTTGGGACATACGAGGACCACGTCGTCGGTCACAACGACGATGAGATTATCCACACCGATTGTGGCTACGAGGCGGCGGGGGGAGAAGACGACGTTTCCCGCCGACTCAAACCCCAGGTGTTCGCCTTCTACCACATTTCCCTCCTCGTTTGCACCTAGCACGTCGGCCAAGCTCTTCCAGCTGCCTACGTCAGTCCAGCCCACATCGCAGGGAATGACGAGGGCGGTTTCAGCCCTCTCCATAACCCCGTAGTCGATGGAGACGGCCGGCAGCCGCGGGTAGATATCCTTCAGGCGCCTGGAGGCGTTACGCCGGCCGAGGATTCCATCTATGGCCTCCAGGCCCTGGGACATCTCCGGCAGATGGGTATCAAAGGCCGACCTTATGGCGTCAACTTTCCAGAGGAACATCCCTCCGTTCCAGAGGTAGCGGGGGCTCTTGACGTAGCGGCGGGCGGTGGCGAGGCCGGGCTTCTCGACGAAGGCCGCCACGGCGTAGACGGGACGGTTCCCGGTTCGGGCTACCTCTGGTCCCAGTTTGATGTATCCGTATCCTGTGGCCGGACGGGTCGGCTGCATGCCGAAGGTTATGAGGGCCTCGGGGCGAGAGCTTAGGAGCCGGGCGGCCCCCTTGAGTAGGCTACGGAAATCGCGCTCCTTGGAGATGACGTGGTCAGCCGGGAAAACTCCCATCGTCGCCCCCTCCTCCCGCCTGGCAATTTCACATGTTGCGAATCCTATGCAGGGGGCTGTGTTTCGACCCTCGGGCTCGGCCAGGATGTTCTCCCGTGGGATGTCAGGGAATTGGCGGCGGATTGTTCGGGCATGCTCAACCCCTGTGACGATGAGAAGCTGCTCGGGCGGGATGAGGGGCTTAAGTCGCTCGACCGTCCGCCTTAATAGCGTCTCGGAACCAAGAAACTTCATGAGCTGCTTCGGCATCCGCCGGCGGCTCAGGGGCCAAAATCGGGTTCCACGACCACCCGCCATGATAACGCCGTAAAGGGTAGACAACGCAGCGGCCCCTCAAGAAGTTTCGCGGGTCTGGACCGGCTCGGGCGAGGACTTCCAGGGCGTCGGGAGCAAGCGCAGGGCTAGGAAACCGCCCAACAGAAGGAGAACAAAAAGTAGGCTCGTCCATGCAAGGTGCTTTGCTAGAAGGGACTGAATTTGAGGGCCAAAGATCAGGATGAGCCCACCGATGAGGAAGAACCGCCCGCCTCGACCCACGCACGAGGCGAGAACGAAGAGGCGAAAGTTAATGTAGAAGGCACCCGCGGCGATGGTGAAGACCTTGTAGGGGATGGGGGTGAAGCCAGCAATCCCGATGGCCCAGGCGTTATAGCGGTCGAAGTAGTTGTGGATGGCGACGATCCTCTCTCGGGCTACGAACCGCTCCAGGAAGGGCTTGCCGCCCTTGAGGCCGATAAAGTAGCCGAACATCCCGCCGAGCACGCTCCCGACTGTGCAGATGGCAGCGTATAAGAGAGCCAGAGGGGGCTGGAGGATAGCCAACGGTATGAGCAGCACATCGGGCGGGATGGGGAAGAAAGAACTCTCGACGAAGGCCAGCGCGAAGAGCGCCAAAGCCCCGTAAGGGGTCTTTGCCCAATGGATGGTCCACTGAATAAGATCGCTTAGTATCGCTATCTCAAAGGACATCAAGCCCCTCGACTTCGGGGTAGCGGCGCAACCGGGTGAGGATGACCTCTTTCGCCCGCTCCATGGCTTCTTGGCTCGTCCCCTCGAAACGCAGCACCAACACCGGCTGCGTGTTGGAGGCGCGCACCAAGCCCCAGCCGTCTTCAAAATTCACCCGGGCGCCGTCCACGTCGAGCACATCGTAGCGCTCCTTGAAGTAGGCGGTCAGCTCCTCCACAAGGACGAACTTACGCTCTTCGGGACAGGCCACACGGATTTCGGGAGTTGAGTAGGTCGGCGGCACATCGGCGAGCATGGCCGAGAGGCTCTGGCCGCTCGCCGCCAGGAGACGAAGGAGCCTGAGGGAGGCGTAAATAGCGTCATCGTAGCCAAAATACTCATCGGCGAAAAAGATGTGGCCGCTCATCTCGCCGGCGAGAAGGGCGCCCTCCTCCTTTAGCTTCTTTTTTATGGGGGAGTGGCCCGTCTTCCACATGATGCATCGGCCGCCGATGCGCTCCACCTCATCGACGAGCGTCTGGGAGCACTTTACCTCGCAGATGATCGTCGCTCCCGGATGTCGTTTCAGGACGTCCCGCGCTGCCAAAAGCAGCAGCATATCGCCCCAGATGACCTCCCCGCGTTCGTCCACCACACCCACACGGTCTGCGTCCCCATCGTATCCGATCCCCACCTCATAGCCACCGGCGGTAACGGAGTCCTTGAGGTCTTGGATGTTGGCCTCTACCGTGGGGTCGGGATGGTGATTGGGAAAGGTGCCGTCGGGATCGCAGTAGAGCTCCTTGACCTCACAGCCTAGATGCCTCATTATCGTCGGCCCGACGATCCCACCGGTGCCGTTACCGGCGTCCACAACCACCCGGACGGGCCGCTCAAGGGCGATGTTCTTCGTGCAGTACTCGATGTAGGGGCTTATAATGTCTGCCGTGGAGCAGCTGCCCCGACCCGAAGGGAAGGAGCCTTTCTCCACGACGCTCCGAAACTCTTGAATTTCGGCGCCAGAGATGGTCGTCTTGCCTACGCATATTTTGAACCCATTGTATTCAGGCGGGTTATGGCTTCCAGTAATCATCATCCCGCCGTCGAGATCGAGGTAATAAAGGGCGAAGTAGAGAAGGGGCGTGGGGATCAACCCAACATCAACGACGTTTAAGCCCGTAGAAGTGATCCCCTCGATGAGGGCATCGCGGAAGAGAGGCGAGTGAAGCCGGGCGTCGTATCCCACCACGACGGTCTTCGCCCCGTTGGCGCCATGGTAAGCCCCGTAGGCTCGACCGATGGTCGTAACGACCGATGGCTCAAGGTCTTCGCCGACGATGCCTCGGATATCGTATTCCCGGAAGATGCTTGGATTGATGGTGGACATGGACAATGGCTCCCACCGTAGGGCGCCCTCGGCTAAGGCGCCACAAGTATACCGGAGGCCATTGTAAAGTCAAGGCAAGGGCCTGGCGCAGAGGACCCACTTTGGGGTTGAAAAGGACACGGGCCTATCCTATAATGAAAGTTGTTTTAGAGTTGTGTAACTATATAGAAACAAAGGAGTTGAGGCCAGCGGTGGGGTATCGCCCTCCGCGGCATAGACAGTCATGATCCATCGGACCTTCTTGCAGAAGCTCTGGCTCTTCATCGCGATCATAGTCGTCAATACCTTTGTGAGGCTCTTAGCACGTGTGGAGATTCAAGGCCGCGAGAACGTCCCCCACGGCGGGGGAGTGCTCCTTGTGGCCAACCACTGCTCGGCCCTGGACGTGTTGCTCCTCCCTATGGCCGTCATGACACGATGGCCTATTACTCCCATAGAGTTTATTATAGCGCCAGCGAAGGAGAAGTTCTTACGGATTCCCGTAATAGGGGCAATCCTCCGCTCCTTGGGAGTATTCTCCATCAATCAGGGCAGCCGGGATTTCGTTTCCCTAGGGGGAATTGTGGAGCTTATGAAGACCGAGAGGGTAATGCTCTTTCCCGAGGGGACCCGAAGCCCCGATGGTCAGCTCCAACCCGGCATGCGGAGCGCTGGCTGGCTCATCCATAAAGGACGGCCCCTGGTCATCCCAACGGCGCTCTTTGGCACCGAGAAGGTTTGGCCCAAACGGTGCATTTTGCCCCGGCCCTACGGCCGGGTGAAGGTGGTTTTTGGAAAACCGTTGAATCTCGACCGATATTATGACCATCCCCATTCGCGGGAAGTTGCTCAGGAGGTGGTTGACGATATAATGGCCGCTATCGCCCAAATCAAATCAGCGGCCCGACCGGTTTGGGATACCAGCCCTCTATAAGGAGCTCTCTATGACCGAGGCCAACCGTTATGAACTTATCATCATTGGTGGGGGACCGGCGGGCCTCGCCGCCGGGCTCTACGCAGCGCGCGCCCGGATGAAGACCGTCTGCCTCGAGAGGCTGACACCTGGGGGCGCATTAGCGCTCACTGAAGACGTGGAAAATTACCCCGGCTTCCGGGCTATCACGGGCCCCGACCTCGTCGAGAAGATGCTTGAGCACGCTAAGGACTTCGGAATGGAGCTGAGCTATAGTGATGCCAACAGCATTGAGCTGGACGGTACGGACCGTATCGTCCACACCGACGAGGGGCCCTTCGTGGCCAAGGCAGTGCTCATAGCCAGTGGGGCGAAGATCAACAAGCTGGGCGTACCCGGTGAGGAGGAGTTCTCCGGCCGGGGGGTCTCGTACTGCGCCGTCTGCGATGGGGCCTTTTTCCGCGACCAGGATGTCGTCGTGGTGGGAGGGGGAGACGCCGCCATAGACGAGGGCCTTTACTTGACCCGACTTGTAGAGACCGTGACCGTAATTCATCGCCGCGACCAGTTGCGGGCGAGCAAGATCCTACAGGAAAGGGCCTTTGCCAACGAAAAAGTCTCCTTTATGTGGGAAATGGTGGTCAGGGAGATTCACGGCAATGGGATGGTCAAAGAAATTTTGTTGGAGAACGTCAAGACTGCTGAGCAGTCCGTTCATCCCACAGATGGCCTCTTTGTCTACATCGGCTCGAAGCCCAACACAGACTTCGTTAAGGGCCTGGTAGAGATGGATGAGGCAGGCCATATAATCACCGACCTCCACATGCAGACCTCAGTACCGGGCATTTACGCGGCCGGCGATGTCCGAATAGACTCTTACCGCCAAGCGGTTACCGCCGGCGGCGATGGGTGCACCGCCGCCTTAGCCGCCGAAAAGTACATCGAATCGCTCCACTGAGGAAACGAGCTCGACTCCTATGCCTGAGACCTCTCCCAACAAATCCCGCCGGCCGGGGCTCCCCCGGTCACAGACCATGGCCCCCCTAGGAGCAGTCCTGGACAAGGCCATCCAGGACCTGGGGCTGGGCGAGGCTGTGGCGAAAGGGGCTGCGATGGTGCTTTGGCCAGAGGTGGTAGGGGAGGCTGTTGCAAGGGTCACGCATCCTCAGACCGTCCGGGGGCGAACCCTGGTCGTAACGGTTGTTGACAGCGCCTGGCTCCAGCAGCTCCGCTACTTGGAAGAGACCATGCTGGAGGGGCTGAACGCTGCCCTCGGCCGTCAAGTCATCGAGGGAATATACCTGCAGGTAGGCCCGATTCCTGTCGCCCCTCCTGCCGACGAACCCCCAGAGGACTCTGCTGAGCTCGCTCCCGAGGCGGCGGCCTATCTTGAGGATGTGGTATCCGATGTTGACGACCCAGGCTTGCGAGCAACTCTCCGAAGGGTGCTCGCTGCCTCGCGACCAATCGAAGAGGATGCGCCATCTTGAGCCGCCGCCTGTTGCTCTTAGTTTTGGGGGCCTCTGCCTGGCTCGCCGCAGGGTGCGCACCCTTACAACAGTTCCCGCAGCTCCCGCAGGCGAGGGCCCCGTCCCCGCCCATTACCACGCCTCGTCTTGAGGGGGTTGTGGTCCCGCCGGGAGCGGCGCTCCTTGCAGTGGACCCCCACTACAAGGCTTACTCCCATTTCATCCAAGCGGAGTTGAAGGACCAGGCAAACGACCTGGCCGGAGCCATAGGCGAATACCGTAAGGCCCTCATATACGATCCCCGCTCACCCCTTCTCCACACCCGCCTTGCAACGGAACTGCTGCGCAAGGGCAAGATCAAAGAGGCGATAAGTGAGGCTGAAGAAGCCCTTGTCCTCAATCCAGACTATATCGATGCCCGCTTCCTCCTGGGGCGAATATACCCGAGCCTCGGCCAGCGCCAGCTCGCTATAGAGCAGTACAAGATTATTATCAAGCAGGACTCATCGTCGACTGAGGCCTACCTCTTTCTGGGAACACTGTATGCCGAAGAGCAGAAGTACGAGGAGGCTATCGAGACCTTCGATAAGCTCATCGCCATAGACCCTGAGAGCCTTCTGGGCACCTATTACCTGGGACGGGTCTACGGGAACATGAAGCTCTACGCCCGGGCCGAGGAGTACTTGAAGAAAGTTTTGCTCATCGACCCCAACTTCGAGCGGGCCGCAGCGAGCCTCGGCTCCATCTATGAGCTCCAGGAAAAGTACGGCCAGGCTGCCGAAATGTACCAGAAGGCCCTAGAGATTAATCCCTACAACAACCTCATAAGGAGTCGCCT
Proteins encoded:
- a CDS encoding mannose-1-phosphate guanylyltransferase, whose product is MSTLYGVIMAGGRGTRFWPLSRRRMPKQLMKFLGSETLLRRTVERLKPLIPPEQLLIVTGVEHARTIRRQFPDIPRENILAEPEGRNTAPCIGFATCEIARREEGATMGVFPADHVISKERDFRSLLKGAARLLSSRPEALITFGMQPTRPATGYGYIKLGPEVARTGNRPVYAVAAFVEKPGLATARRYVKSPRYLWNGGMFLWKVDAIRSAFDTHLPEMSQGLEAIDGILGRRNASRRLKDIYPRLPAVSIDYGVMERAETALVIPCDVGWTDVGSWKSLADVLGANEEGNVVEGEHLGFESAGNVVFSPRRLVATIGVDNLIVVVTDDVVLVCPKERDQDVGRLVEDLQARGLGRYL
- a CDS encoding DedA family protein, whose translation is MSFEIAILSDLIQWTIHWAKTPYGALALFALAFVESSFFPIPPDVLLIPLAILQPPLALLYAAICTVGSVLGGMFGYFIGLKGGKPFLERFVARERIVAIHNYFDRYNAWAIGIAGFTPIPYKVFTIAAGAFYINFRLFVLASCVGRGGRFFLIGGLILIFGPQIQSLLAKHLAWTSLLFVLLLLGGFLALRLLPTPWKSSPEPVQTRETS
- the trxB gene encoding thioredoxin-disulfide reductase — protein: MTEANRYELIIIGGGPAGLAAGLYAARARMKTVCLERLTPGGALALTEDVENYPGFRAITGPDLVEKMLEHAKDFGMELSYSDANSIELDGTDRIVHTDEGPFVAKAVLIASGAKINKLGVPGEEEFSGRGVSYCAVCDGAFFRDQDVVVVGGGDAAIDEGLYLTRLVETVTVIHRRDQLRASKILQERAFANEKVSFMWEMVVREIHGNGMVKEILLENVKTAEQSVHPTDGLFVYIGSKPNTDFVKGLVEMDEAGHIITDLHMQTSVPGIYAAGDVRIDSYRQAVTAGGDGCTAALAAEKYIESLH
- a CDS encoding HEAT repeat domain-containing protein, which gives rise to MIPHRITNAFTRRIINCAIAITAGLVLGGCASNIKRDLGILKTHPDWRHRMLAAERLAWRGSPDVAPALIDSMKSDEELFVRNTAAQGLARLKDPRAVEPLISTMLQDIAVREEATKALAAIDGPTVEARLKSLARDKDPITREYSMEGLALLNTDGHLTDFIEETMADPSPSVRRQAVRALRATSHPGSKPADPLVRFLLSYDEVTRAHAAEDMGLTQDGLYVPLLVEAAAGDRSESVRRAACGALGRIGSDEATDALIRLLDDRWAPVEAVLRGLAQTGRDRAVEPIIALYDREGFPRTEAVRALKELDGPRVTEFFQERLLTERGAVRRAIIDAMAEMRDRAAAQALIATFVSDPASQVRVVRVLEKIGGEEVIQFLARAAVDPEVNPAARRAAVQALKQEGGDATAELLREAALSQRPSVARAAREAMKALRLTPPLKPPDLEELRPLQFRPPPPR
- a CDS encoding DUF721 domain-containing protein — its product is MPETSPNKSRRPGLPRSQTMAPLGAVLDKAIQDLGLGEAVAKGAAMVLWPEVVGEAVARVTHPQTVRGRTLVVTVVDSAWLQQLRYLEETMLEGLNAALGRQVIEGIYLQVGPIPVAPPADEPPEDSAELAPEAAAYLEDVVSDVDDPGLRATLRRVLAASRPIEEDAPS
- a CDS encoding phosphomannomutase/phosphoglucomutase, translating into MSTINPSIFREYDIRGIVGEDLEPSVVTTIGRAYGAYHGANGAKTVVVGYDARLHSPLFRDALIEGITSTGLNVVDVGLIPTPLLYFALYYLDLDGGMMITGSHNPPEYNGFKICVGKTTISGAEIQEFRSVVEKGSFPSGRGSCSTADIISPYIEYCTKNIALERPVRVVVDAGNGTGGIVGPTIMRHLGCEVKELYCDPDGTFPNHHPDPTVEANIQDLKDSVTAGGYEVGIGYDGDADRVGVVDERGEVIWGDMLLLLAARDVLKRHPGATIICEVKCSQTLVDEVERIGGRCIMWKTGHSPIKKKLKEEGALLAGEMSGHIFFADEYFGYDDAIYASLRLLRLLAASGQSLSAMLADVPPTYSTPEIRVACPEERKFVLVEELTAYFKERYDVLDVDGARVNFEDGWGLVRASNTQPVLVLRFEGTSQEAMERAKEVILTRLRRYPEVEGLDVL
- a CDS encoding 1-acyl-sn-glycerol-3-phosphate acyltransferase, giving the protein MIHRTFLQKLWLFIAIIVVNTFVRLLARVEIQGRENVPHGGGVLLVANHCSALDVLLLPMAVMTRWPITPIEFIIAPAKEKFLRIPVIGAILRSLGVFSINQGSRDFVSLGGIVELMKTERVMLFPEGTRSPDGQLQPGMRSAGWLIHKGRPLVIPTALFGTEKVWPKRCILPRPYGRVKVVFGKPLNLDRYYDHPHSREVAQEVVDDIMAAIAQIKSAARPVWDTSPL
- a CDS encoding cytochrome c-type biogenesis protein CcmH, which codes for MGDLGEGLRAAAAGLVLAVGLIALAIPAGAAQRGEATIPAPASPEDITLDPMVVEVAKELRCPICQNLSVADSPTELATQMRSLIAEKLAAGDSPDTIKAYFTSKYGDWVLLRPKREGFTWLIWLLPVAGLLVGGVAVVLFTRHSIKQREVSARETSKEPPETGDFARRLAKEMEEFDA
- a CDS encoding TlpA family protein disulfide reductase translates to MWKKILVPAALVGLIAVFAIGLTLDPRAVPSPLVHQAAPMFSMTTFEGEPFTLADHRGKIVVLNFWASWCYPSCYEEAPVLEATWQAFRDNAVVVVGVDIQDTEEAARAFIDQFKLTFPNGRDITGKISIDYGIYGVPETFIIDRQGKIVFKRAGAVQWETLAKALEPLLRG
- a CDS encoding undecaprenyl-diphosphate phosphatase — its product is MGTWEALTLGIVQGLTEFLPVSSSGHLVVAQALLGFREPVLFFDVMVHLATLGSLAVVFKADLAWLWRSIRPAPLGRTSNLNPAKRVEGRRFVFLLFVGMVPTVVIGLLFLHPLERLFAEPARVGAMLMVTGLLLWATRRLQPGRRKMEAMGWSDALLIGAVQGCALVPGISRTGVTIAVALFLGLERELAARYSLLLGIPAIGGAVMLGAFKGGLSPTGLGPILIAMILAFAMGYVALRIVLRTVAAGRLSAFAPYCWLVGLLILIAAAVA